CTACCAGTCCAAGACCATCAACACCGTCACCGCCGGTACGCTGCTGCGCGACCGAGGCACCTTCGAACGCAAGCTCGACGCCATCGGCAAGTCGAACGGTGTGCACTACAAGGTCGTCTGGCAGGACTTCCCCTCGGGCCCGCCACTGACGGCGCAGATGATCGCCGGCAAGGTCGACATCGGCTCCATGGGCGACTACCCGGTCCTCGTGAACGGGGCGAAGACCGCCCAGTACCCCGATGCCAAGTCGGAGCTGGTCGCCGTCACCGGCTACAACCTGCGCGGATCCCTCAACCAGGTCGTGGTGCCCACCGGTTCGTCGGCGAAGACCCTCGCCGACCTGCGGGGCAAGGTCGTCTCCACCAGTCTCGGCTCGGCCGGCCACGGCATGCTGGTCAAGGCGCTGCGGAAGAACGGGATGAGCCCGGACGACGTCCGGCTGCTCAACCAGGACCCGCCGGTCGGTGCCTCGGCGCTGCAGAGCGAACAGGTCGCCGCCCTCTCCCAGTTCGTTCCGTGGCCGCAGCTGATGGTCTTCCGGGGACAGGGCCGGCTCTTGTACGACGGCGGCTCCAACGGAGTCCCCACCTTCCACGCGGTCGTCGCCCGCCACGCCTTCACCGCCGCTCACCCCGAGGTGATGCGGGCCTTCCTGGAGTCGCTGCGGGACACCACCGACTACCTCAACCAGCACCCGCTGGCCGCCGCACAGCGGGTCGCGAAGATCACCGGGATCGCGCCCGAGGTGGTCTACCTCTACAACGGGCCGGGCGGCCTGGTCACCTTCGACCCGACGATCAAACAGCCACTGGTCGACGCCCTCGACGCCGACCTGCCGTTCCTCAAGGACCTCGGCTCGGTCAAGGACCTGGACGTCGGGAAGTTCGTCAACGACAGCTACCTGCGCAGGATTTACGGCCCCTCCTATACATCCGCCCGGGCACGCGTGAGCAACCCCGACCCGGTCAAGGGCCAGGACCCGGTCTGCCACGCCGCCGTCGACGATCCGGCCACCGCCTCCGAAGTATGGTTCGCCGGCCAGAAGTCGACCCGCGTCGCGGCGACCCCCACCTGCCTGCTGCGGCAGATCGCCGCACACAACGGCGACGTACGCGCCGCCTACGTACCGGACGCGAAGAACGGCACCCGGATGTTCGCGACCGCCGCGACCTGGGTGCTCGACCCCGCCCGCTCCGCGAACTCCCGGCTCCTGCCGTTCGCGGTGACCGCCGACGCGGACTCCTACCTGGCGGGCCACACGGGCGCCCGCGCACTCGACTACGCCGCGGCACTCGCCGCCGTGTAAGAGATCGGAGGAAGAGGACCCATGACAACCACTCCCGTCTCCGCCAAGCCGCTCACGGACGCCGGTGTCCCAGCGGCGGCACCGCCCCGCCCCCGCCACGGACTTCGTACCGGTCTCCGCCCGCGCACCCCGGCCGGCCGATGGCTGCGCCGGCCGGCCGCCGTCGCCCTGGCCGTGCTCCCGCTCGCCGCCGCCGTGCTGCTCTGGTACCTGCTCACAGCGGACGACGTCGTCCTGTGGCTGCGCTTCGACAAGCTGCCCGGCCCGGTCGAGGTGTACGACACCCTGCGGACCCAACTCACCTCCGGTGCCTACTACCAGGACCTGCTGGCCAGCCTGCGCCGCATCCTGATCGGCTTCGGACTCGCGGCGGTGAGCGGTGTGGCCATCGGCATCACGGTGGGACGCTCCCGGCTCGTGCGGGTCCTGGTGCGGCCGCTCATCGAGGTCGCCCGGCCGATCCCAGCGATCGCCCTGGTACCCCTGGCGATCCTGATGTTCCCCACCGGAGAACAGGGCATCGTCTTCATCACCTTCTTCGCGGCCTTCTTCCCGGTCGTGGTGAGCACCATCCACGCGATGAAAACCCTGCCCGACGTGTGGGAGGAAGCCGCCCGGACCATGGGCGCCGGACGGTTCTCCGTCCTGGCCCACGTGATCCTTCCCGGGGCCATGCCCGGCATCTTCTCGGGACTGTCGGTCTCGGTGGGGGTCGCCTGGATCTGCGTGATCAGCGCCGAGATGATCTCCGGCCAGTTCGGCATCGGCTACTACACGTGGCAGTCGTACGGACTGCTCGACTACTCGGGCGTCGTCGTCGGCATGCTCTCGATCGGCCTCCTGGGCTGGGCGACGGCCTGGCTCGTGGAGCGGCTCGGATCCCGGGTCAACCGGTGGCTGCCGAGGGCGGCCCGATGAGCGCCGGAGCGCGGGTCCGGCTGCAGGGACTGAAGCTCGCCTTCGGCGACATGCCGGCGGCCGAAGTCGACCTCGACGTGGAGCCGGGGGAGATCGTGGTCCTGCTCGGCCCCTCCGGCTGCGGCAAGTCGACCATCCTGCGTGCGCTGGCCGGGCTGTTGAAGCCGGTCGCCGGACTGGCCGAGGTGGACGGCAGGCCCGTGGGCGACAGTGACGCCTCCTGCGCGATGGTCTTCCAGGAAGACGCGCTGCTGCCCTGGCGCTCGGCCGTACGCAACGTGGAGTACGCCCTGAAACTGCGCCGCGTCCCTCGCCGGGAGCGGCGCCGACAGGCCGAGGACCTGCTGGCCCAGGTCGGCCTTGAGGGCTTCTCCGACCATCTGCCCGGCCAGTTGTCGGGAGGCATGCGCCAGCGCGTCCAGCTCGCCCGGACGCTGGCCACCCGCCCCCGGGTGATGCTGATGGACGAGCCGTTCGGCGCGCTCGACGCCCAGACCCGCTCGGAGATGCAACAACTCCTGGTCTCCGTCTGGGAGCAGTACGAGACCACGATCCTGTTCGTCACCCACGACGTCGACGAGGCACTGCTGCTGGCCGACCGCGTCGTCCTGCTCAGCCCCCGCCCCGCCACGGTCCGCGAGGTCGTCGGCATCCCCCAACCACGGCGGCCCGGCGCGCAGTTCGAGCCGGAATTCACCCGTCGCCGCTACGAGATCCTCGCCGCGATGGGCGAGACCCCGGTCCCTTCCGCGCTCTCGATCGACACGCCGTGAACCCGCCCTGCCCGCGCTGCTCGCCTAACCATCCCCATCCCCTTGTCCCAGCGAAGGAGACACCTCGTCATGACCTACGTCATCGGGGCCGCGTGTGTCGACGTCATGGACCGCGCCTGCGTCGACGAGTGCCCGGCGGACTGCATCTACGTCGGCGAGCGCATGGCCTACATCAACCCCGAGGAATGCATCGACTGCAGCGCCTGCGAACCCGTCTGCCCGGTCGAGGCGATCACCATGGAGGACGAAGTCGCGCCGGACCAGACGGAGTTCGTAGCGGAGAACGCGCGCTTCTTCGCCACGGTGCTGCCCGGACGGACGGAACCGCTGGGCACGCCGGGCGGTGCGGACCGGCTCGGTCCGATCGGTGTCGACACGCCCTTCGTCCAGAGCTACACCGCGCCATGAGCGACCCGGTGACCGACGCGGATCCCGTCCGTACGGTGCTGGCGGCGCGGACCTCCGCGGCCGCGGCGGTGCTCGTCATCGCCCTCCGCGGTGGCCACTGGCCCTACTCCTGTGGACTCGCCGGCGTGGTCCGCCGCCTCGCTCCGCGCCTCTCGGCCGCCGGCGCCGAAGTCCTCCTGCTGGCCTCGGAAACGCCCGGGACACGGCAGGCGATCAGCGCGGCCTGGCGGCTGCCCTTCCCGTGGGTGCCGGACGTGGCGGTGGAAGCGGTCGCCCGGGAACTGGGCGCGTGGGACCAGGCGTCCGGCCGGGTACTCGACGGCCTTGGTCTGCTCGGGCCGGACGGTGCCTGGATCCTGCGCCAGGACTTCGACGATCCGAGCGGTACCGGCTCGCCCGAGGACGTCCTCGCCGCACTTCGACGGGCCGCCCTGGCCCCCGTCCCGGCCCTGCCGTCCGCAGGTGCCGAGGGGCCGGCCTCCGGCACCCCGGCACCTGCGGACGGGACGCTCGTCCGCGACCCAGGGCAGGCCGCGGAAATCCTCCGCCGGGCCTTGGCCGGCGCGGACCACCTGGCACGGCGCTTGCCACCGGCCTCGGCTGCCGCCGCGAACGCGGAACGCACCCGCCTCCGCCTCGCGTTGTATCTGCAGTCCGTACAGGACCTCGTCCCCGCCTCCTGCCCGGCCTGAGGCCCGCACGGTGGGTTCGGGCCCGGGCAGCCTGCCATCCGCGCCCGGACCACAACCCTTCAAGGCCGTAGGCCACTCCTCACCCTGTAGCGCCCCTGCGCCCTCCGGCTCGGCTCCTACGCCGCGCGCAGAAAGCCGAGGGCAGCCGCCCCGGCCTACCCCGGCCCGGCGCCTTCCGGGCCCACCTGCCGCATCAGCCGGGAGCCCGCATCGCCGAGGGCCAACGACGCCCCGCCCGGTCCCTCTCGAGAGCGTTACTCACGCCAAGGAGAAGCAGCACCATGACCGACACCCACACCCCCCGTGCTCCCGGTGCGGCTCCGGCCACCCGGACCGAGCGGCTCGACCGCGTCGTCATCCGGTTCGCCGGGGACTCCGGTGACGGCATGCAACTCGCCGGGGACCGCTTCACCTCGGCAGCGGCTGCCTTCGGAAACGACCTGGCCACGCTGCCGAACTTCCCGGCGGAGATCCGCGCACCACAGGGCACGATCCCGGGTGTCTCCTCCTTCCAGGTGCACTTCGCCGACTACGACATCCTCACGGCCGGGGACCGCCCCGACGTGCTGGTGGCGATGAACCCCGCCGCCCTGAAGGCCAATCTCGCCGACCTGCCGCCCGGCGGAACCCTGATCGTCAACACCGACGAGTTCACCGCGCGCAACCTGACCCGGGCCGGATACGCGTCGAACCCGCTCCAGGACGACGACGCCCTGACCGCCTTCCAAGTGCACCAAGTGGCCATGACAACACTGACCCGGGGCGCGCTGGAGGCCACCGGCCTGAGCAAGAAGGACGCCGAGCGGGCCAAGAACATGTTCGCCCTCGGCCTGCTGTCCTGGATGTACCACCGGCCGACCCAGGAGACCGAGCGGTTCCTGCGGGAGAAGTTCGCGCGGAGACCCGGTATCGGCGAGGCGAACGTCCTGGCCTTCCGGGCCGGATGGAACTACGGCGAGACGACCGAGTCGTTCGCGGTGAGCTTCGAGGTCGCCCCGGCGACGACACTGCCACCCGGCGAGTACCGGCAGATCACCGGCAACACCGCCCTGGCGTACGGCATCATCGCCGCCGGGATCCGCTCCGGACTGCCGGTCGTGCTCGGGAGCTACCCCATCACCCCGGCCAGCGACATCCTGCACGAGCTGTCCCGGCACAAGAACTTCGGCGTGACCACCCTGCAGGCGGAGGACGAGATCGCCGCCGTCGGCGCCGCACTGGGTGCCTCCTACGGCGGCGCGCTCGGCGTCACCACCACCTCCGGCCCCGGCCTCGCCCTCAAGAGCGAGACCATCGGCCTGGCCGTGATGACGGAGCTGCCGCTGCTGGTGATCGACGTGCAGCGCGG
This is a stretch of genomic DNA from Streptomyces hawaiiensis. It encodes these proteins:
- a CDS encoding ABC transporter substrate-binding protein produces the protein MDAFPYPPGRAAHRNRPLLALLSVLGLAATAAGCGTGSASNSSTVVVDMGYQSKTINTVTAGTLLRDRGTFERKLDAIGKSNGVHYKVVWQDFPSGPPLTAQMIAGKVDIGSMGDYPVLVNGAKTAQYPDAKSELVAVTGYNLRGSLNQVVVPTGSSAKTLADLRGKVVSTSLGSAGHGMLVKALRKNGMSPDDVRLLNQDPPVGASALQSEQVAALSQFVPWPQLMVFRGQGRLLYDGGSNGVPTFHAVVARHAFTAAHPEVMRAFLESLRDTTDYLNQHPLAAAQRVAKITGIAPEVVYLYNGPGGLVTFDPTIKQPLVDALDADLPFLKDLGSVKDLDVGKFVNDSYLRRIYGPSYTSARARVSNPDPVKGQDPVCHAAVDDPATASEVWFAGQKSTRVAATPTCLLRQIAAHNGDVRAAYVPDAKNGTRMFATAATWVLDPARSANSRLLPFAVTADADSYLAGHTGARALDYAAALAAV
- a CDS encoding ABC transporter ATP-binding protein; amino-acid sequence: MSAGARVRLQGLKLAFGDMPAAEVDLDVEPGEIVVLLGPSGCGKSTILRALAGLLKPVAGLAEVDGRPVGDSDASCAMVFQEDALLPWRSAVRNVEYALKLRRVPRRERRRQAEDLLAQVGLEGFSDHLPGQLSGGMRQRVQLARTLATRPRVMLMDEPFGALDAQTRSEMQQLLVSVWEQYETTILFVTHDVDEALLLADRVVLLSPRPATVREVVGIPQPRRPGAQFEPEFTRRRYEILAAMGETPVPSALSIDTP
- a CDS encoding ABC transporter permease, whose protein sequence is MTTTPVSAKPLTDAGVPAAAPPRPRHGLRTGLRPRTPAGRWLRRPAAVALAVLPLAAAVLLWYLLTADDVVLWLRFDKLPGPVEVYDTLRTQLTSGAYYQDLLASLRRILIGFGLAAVSGVAIGITVGRSRLVRVLVRPLIEVARPIPAIALVPLAILMFPTGEQGIVFITFFAAFFPVVVSTIHAMKTLPDVWEEAARTMGAGRFSVLAHVILPGAMPGIFSGLSVSVGVAWICVISAEMISGQFGIGYYTWQSYGLLDYSGVVVGMLSIGLLGWATAWLVERLGSRVNRWLPRAAR
- a CDS encoding 2-oxoacid:acceptor oxidoreductase subunit alpha; amino-acid sequence: MTDTHTPRAPGAAPATRTERLDRVVIRFAGDSGDGMQLAGDRFTSAAAAFGNDLATLPNFPAEIRAPQGTIPGVSSFQVHFADYDILTAGDRPDVLVAMNPAALKANLADLPPGGTLIVNTDEFTARNLTRAGYASNPLQDDDALTAFQVHQVAMTTLTRGALEATGLSKKDAERAKNMFALGLLSWMYHRPTQETERFLREKFARRPGIGEANVLAFRAGWNYGETTESFAVSFEVAPATTLPPGEYRQITGNTALAYGIIAAGIRSGLPVVLGSYPITPASDILHELSRHKNFGVTTLQAEDEIAAVGAALGASYGGALGVTTTSGPGLALKSETIGLAVMTELPLLVIDVQRGGPSTGLPTKTEQADLLQAMFGRNGESPVPVLAPSTPADCFDTVLDATRIALAYRTPVVLLSDGHIANGSEPWLVPDTARLPDLRVEFTTEPNAPDGSGDFWGYLRDPGTLARPWAVPGTPGLEHRIGGLEKADGTGDISYDPGNHERMVRLRQAKVDGITVPDAHVDDPASSGRDSGTAEILVVGWGSSYGAIGAAVRRVRGTGRAVAHLHLRHLNPFPPNLGQILSHYQRVVVPELNLGQLAMLLRSRYLTDVVSYTKVAGLPFGAEELQGVLTEVIEGVRT
- the fdxA gene encoding ferredoxin; this encodes MTYVIGAACVDVMDRACVDECPADCIYVGERMAYINPEECIDCSACEPVCPVEAITMEDEVAPDQTEFVAENARFFATVLPGRTEPLGTPGGADRLGPIGVDTPFVQSYTAP